From the Labeo rohita strain BAU-BD-2019 chromosome 21, IGBB_LRoh.1.0, whole genome shotgun sequence genome, the window GAAGGCTTGTCGATACGTCTCGTTGAAAAGGGTGTAGATCAGAGGATTCACTCCAGACGAGACATATCCCACCCAGACGAAAAAGTGAATGAGGTTATAGAGATGCTCGCTGCTGTTTTCCTGACAGATGGCGATCAGCACATTGGTGATGAAGAACGGACACCACATGATCAGGAAGAGAAAGAAGACGATCCCCAAGACTTTGGAAGCTCGTCGCTCATTTTTCAAGGCTTGCATCATGCCTCGTCTTCCTTGGCGTTGTGAACCTTTTTTGGATGGAAACGTGAACTTGTTGGTGAAGGACGTACTCTTAAGCAGACTTGAATCACTTATCCTATGAGAAGAATGTTGACTATTGCTCTCTTGCGGGAAGGAAGCGCTGTGCTTCTGGAGATCACGGAGAGTGAGGTAATAACAGACGACCATGATGATCAAAGGAACGAAGAAGGCCACGGTTGAGCCGACAAGGACGAATCGAGGCTCATTCATGGTACAGGTGCCGTTTACAAACACTTTCTGCTTGTCCTGGAAACCTATTACTGGAATGGGGAGTGACAACACTGGAAGAAAAAAGCAAGAAGAATGAAGAATCAGTTCAGAAAGGATGTTTTAGTCAAATTTAGTAAAACTGACAGTGATGGACCCTTACgaaaaagtttatttaaggGTACTATTAGTATTCttctttaaaactaaaaataggaaagtatactttcaacCTACTTTTcaagtacttctcagaaatgtgctttatgtacttctcagagatatacttaaaatgacatttaagtatacttgacttatacttaggAACAGTGTTGgaggtaacgcattacaagtaacgcaagttacgtaatattactttttccaaataACTagaaagtaacgcattactttttaattgacaagaaaatatctgagttacttttttcaaataagtaacctCAGTTActttcccccatttattgattaaaggttttcctgtccccatgttgagagtaAGATGTCAGGAGTAAGATGATCACTCatcaggagtaagatgttagttctagactaaatgtgaacatgcattaattcatctcactcacaaaaaacagtttcagtattcctcaaaatgaataaaaacactgaaattcaactcagaatatgacgcaaacctgcaataattaaatatgttaaataatacaaatatcctttatgcatttaataccaatttattaaccaatgtctttgctgccaacCTTTGATGATgcagttcaaccatactaataagcaaaaattactcaagataatctatttgttttcctttttttattgctgaagagtttatatttttcttctgctgtctactgtacagacgtgaatttacttttctcaaagcctgaggcttttggtgtgaaaaggcttttacatttgccaaaaatagaactttttatattaaaaacaaacaatcaagccctgcccagatttaaaaagtaacgcaaaagtaaagtaacgcattactttccataaaaagtaactaagtaacgaaattacttttttagggagtaactcaatattgtaatgcattacttttaaaagtaacttttcccaacactgcttaggaaaaagtctaaatatatttaagctatACTATACTAAGCTTAtagaatccatgttttcattgttatacggtAGGGGGCACTATTACAtgtcttctgtacagaatttccaaaacgcAAGCCAAGAAGAAACCGAAACAACAGACGCTTCCTCACGTAATCTAACACCATcatcagacagaaaaaaaaaaaaaaaaaaaaaatcatcaaaactgTGTAATGTTGTCGAATAAAATGTTGaaccatgaagaggtaatattgactgtcaagctttggggtgttgatcgatTCCATatatgttttgattatcattatGAATCCAGTTCAGTCTTTTTTCAGCGTTTTgacaaaataatgtttctttcttactttctttttttttaatttacgaAACtcacccacattcaagtgtttataaaaaagaatgcacgaagctagaataaaatgtctttatttacaagcagataccctgtttttcttttgatgttttgtatgttcagatattcatataacaaaatacatacaaaaataatacctaaatagggacatagtagtatacttaaagtatgatgaggtaaagttcacttaaagaaaacgtaCGACTATACTTGCAGTATGAAACTACTAAACTactagtttactgagactatacttcaaattGTACTAAAAATGTTACAAGTCTTTacttagtaaactatcagtaagttcacttttagtatagtttcAGTACAAACCAAAAACTTAGATGTAAACTTGTATACTCAATGTTTACTACTgttaagtatacttttatatactagaaagtgggccaatttagtcccaaggagtactgaaatagtacacttacaagtatactactagtacactgatatttgtatacttgaaaatatacttgaactttacttaagtatacttaataaaatagtatacttaaataaatatactactTTTTGATAAGGGTAAAGCAAAAGCTCTAACTTACCTACAAAATAAGA encodes:
- the LOC127152057 gene encoding 5-hydroxytryptamine receptor 2A codes for the protein MALLNVTLPWNVSLDHSYFKSNISELEDTQPTPENWPALFILAIIFFTVAGNILVIMAVSIESKLHNATNYFLCSLAVADMLVGFLVMPASLISILYNHTWPLPELLCPMWIFLDVLFSTASIMHLCAISLDRYIGIRNPIKYSRGNSLQKTMIKIVSVWTVSVVLSLPIPVIGFQDKQKVFVNGTCTMNEPRFVLVGSTVAFFVPLIIMVVCYYLTLRDLQKHSASFPQESNSQHSSHRISDSSLLKSTSFTNKFTFPSKKGSQRQGRRGMMQALKNERRASKVLGIVFFLFLIMWCPFFITNVLIAICQENSSEHLYNLIHFFVWVGYVSSGVNPLIYTLFNETYRQAFARYLRCKYENKPEKKTQATQSY